A DNA window from Alicyclobacillus vulcanalis contains the following coding sequences:
- a CDS encoding sodium:solute symporter family protein, translating to MKSVPLLIIALTLLVAFVLAVWSRAHKRMDLEQWTVAGRGFGALFVFLLLAGEIYTTFTFLGGSGWAYGTGGPAAYILAYGAVAYVVSYFLLPPIWRYAKAHGLLSQPDFFAAQFDSQLLGALVAVVGVVAIVPYLQSQMTGLGLIVQMASYGRISETWAIAIAMLVLALYVTLSGVHGTAWTAVLKDLAILAVVLAVGTILPSRVGGLSAMFHAIAHLRPGFLQLGFKGMGVPWFISTVALTGLGFYMWPHAFGAVYTAKHERVFRRNATFLPLYQLILLFVFFAGFAAILIVPGLKNSNLALLAAVERVFPAWAVGVVGGAGVLTALVPGSLMLMTAGTLVAENLYRPLRATASPREIQTVARVVVFVVAAITFLFSIHSNAAIVALLLMGYNFVTQFFPAVVLCLWRRAWVTTPGAVCGILVGVILVVYFSLAQQTIVAGLNSGFLALVANFAVTLIVSAATRPWEARRARSRQAVDGAYDVRGADAP from the coding sequence TTGAAAAGCGTACCCCTGTTGATCATCGCCCTGACTTTGCTTGTCGCGTTTGTGCTCGCTGTGTGGTCGCGAGCTCATAAGCGCATGGATTTGGAGCAGTGGACGGTCGCCGGGCGGGGATTCGGCGCTTTATTCGTCTTCTTGCTCTTGGCGGGTGAAATCTACACCACCTTCACGTTTCTCGGCGGCAGCGGATGGGCGTACGGCACGGGCGGACCCGCGGCCTACATTCTGGCCTATGGCGCCGTGGCATACGTTGTCTCGTACTTTCTGCTGCCCCCCATTTGGCGATACGCCAAGGCGCATGGGCTTTTGTCGCAACCGGACTTCTTTGCGGCCCAGTTTGACAGCCAGCTTCTCGGCGCGTTGGTGGCCGTGGTTGGCGTCGTGGCCATCGTGCCTTATCTTCAATCGCAGATGACCGGTCTCGGCCTCATCGTTCAAATGGCTTCGTACGGCCGCATCTCCGAGACGTGGGCGATTGCCATTGCCATGCTGGTGCTCGCGCTGTACGTGACGTTAAGCGGCGTTCATGGAACAGCGTGGACGGCAGTTCTGAAGGATCTCGCCATTCTTGCGGTCGTGCTCGCGGTCGGCACCATCCTGCCGAGCCGCGTGGGCGGACTGAGCGCGATGTTTCATGCTATCGCACATCTGCGGCCGGGGTTTTTGCAACTCGGTTTCAAGGGCATGGGGGTGCCGTGGTTCATTTCGACCGTCGCCTTGACGGGACTCGGATTTTATATGTGGCCCCACGCCTTCGGCGCGGTGTACACCGCCAAGCATGAGCGCGTGTTTCGTCGCAACGCCACGTTTCTGCCGCTGTATCAGCTCATCCTCCTGTTCGTCTTCTTCGCAGGCTTTGCCGCCATTCTCATTGTGCCAGGCCTGAAAAATAGCAATCTGGCACTTCTCGCGGCTGTGGAGCGCGTGTTTCCAGCTTGGGCGGTCGGTGTCGTCGGCGGGGCCGGCGTGCTGACGGCCTTGGTGCCGGGCTCGCTCATGCTCATGACGGCGGGCACGCTCGTGGCGGAGAACCTGTACCGGCCGCTTCGAGCGACGGCGTCGCCGCGGGAAATTCAGACCGTCGCCCGCGTCGTGGTCTTCGTGGTGGCCGCCATCACGTTCTTGTTCTCCATCCACTCCAACGCTGCGATTGTCGCCCTCCTCCTCATGGGCTACAACTTTGTGACGCAGTTTTTCCCAGCGGTGGTGCTCTGCCTGTGGCGGCGGGCCTGGGTGACGACGCCGGGCGCAGTATGCGGGATCCTCGTGGGCGTCATCCTGGTGGTGTATTTTTCACTCGCGCAGCAGACCATCGTCGCAGGCCTCAACAGCGGGTTCCTGGCGCTCGTCGCCAATTTCGCGGTCACGTTGATCGTATCCGCCGCGACCCGCCCGTGGGAGGCGCGGCGCGCGCGATCACGTCAGGCGGTCGATGGCGCGTACGACGTTCGCGGTGCCGATGCGCCGTGA
- the rpoD gene encoding RNA polymerase sigma factor RpoD, with product MAKTTNEIRDEDQGITLQEAKQQLIELGKKQGSLTYEEISDRLSSFDMDADAMDDFFEQLAELGIDVVNERDEDGGREDDDYDLDDLSVPPGVKISDPVRMYLKEIGRVPLLSAQEEIELAKRIEQGDEEAKQRLAEANLRLVVSIAKRYVGRGMLFLDLIQEGNLGLLKAVEKFDYRKGYKFSTYATWWIRQAITRAIADQARTIRIPVHMVETINKLIRVSRQLLQELGREPTPEEIAAEMDLTPEKVREIQKIAQEPVSLETPIGEEDDSHLGDFIPDDEAPAPADAAAYELLKEQLEDVLDTLTEREENVLRLRFGLDDGRTRTLEEVGKVFGVTRERIRQIEAKALRKLRHPSRSKRLKDFLE from the coding sequence ATGGCGAAGACGACCAATGAAATTCGCGATGAGGATCAGGGTATCACCCTTCAGGAAGCGAAACAGCAGCTGATTGAACTGGGCAAAAAGCAAGGCTCGTTGACATATGAGGAGATCTCAGACCGGCTGAGCTCGTTTGACATGGACGCCGATGCCATGGACGACTTCTTTGAACAGTTGGCGGAACTTGGCATCGACGTCGTCAACGAGCGGGATGAGGATGGCGGCCGAGAGGACGACGACTACGATCTCGACGACCTGTCCGTCCCGCCTGGCGTCAAGATTTCCGACCCGGTTCGCATGTATCTGAAGGAGATCGGGCGCGTGCCGCTTCTGTCGGCGCAGGAGGAGATCGAACTCGCCAAGCGGATCGAGCAGGGCGACGAGGAGGCGAAGCAGCGCCTGGCAGAGGCCAACCTCCGGCTGGTCGTGAGCATCGCAAAGCGATATGTCGGGCGCGGCATGCTGTTCCTCGACCTGATACAGGAGGGCAATCTCGGCTTGCTGAAGGCGGTCGAGAAGTTCGACTATCGCAAGGGCTACAAGTTCAGCACGTACGCCACGTGGTGGATCCGGCAGGCCATCACGCGGGCCATCGCTGACCAGGCGCGGACCATTCGCATTCCCGTGCACATGGTGGAAACCATCAACAAGCTGATCCGCGTTTCGCGTCAACTCCTCCAGGAACTCGGGAGAGAGCCGACGCCGGAGGAGATCGCGGCGGAGATGGATTTGACGCCGGAAAAGGTCCGTGAAATCCAAAAAATAGCGCAGGAACCTGTGTCTTTGGAGACGCCCATCGGCGAGGAGGACGACTCGCACCTCGGCGACTTCATTCCGGACGACGAGGCGCCGGCTCCTGCGGATGCGGCGGCCTACGAACTCTTGAAGGAACAGCTGGAGGACGTGCTCGACACCTTGACGGAGCGCGAGGAAAATGTGTTGCGCCTGCGATTCGGGCTGGATGACGGCCGCACCAGGACCCTGGAAGAAGTGGGGAAGGTGTTTGGGGTCACGCGGGAACGAATCCGCCAAATCGAGGCGAAGGCGCTGCGCAAGCTCCGCCACCCGAGTCGCAGCAAGCGGCTGAAGGACTTTCTCGAGTGA
- a CDS encoding GNAT family N-acetyltransferase translates to MSTEWVISRLGEADRAAWASVVESVGWRFSAEEMDLFFATGETWGARRNGELVGVASVYRYEGPLAWLGNVAVVPDAQGKGVGTRLVQHVISQVEGSGEDTPLVLVARRELAPLYARHGFRAAGEVIRLEAARVLAPPLPQEPLAPGEDRDAWGDVLALDRRAFGADRSQVLQRAIRGADKTVVVRDGELAPQGMGVATASGEGTRLGPIVAQSDIMALNLLHLLAEDAEGPVVIDVWAERASFVHRLRKLGFEERMTSALMIRGNPKRWTQRPELYALLRPALG, encoded by the coding sequence ATGTCGACGGAGTGGGTGATTTCTCGCCTGGGCGAGGCGGATCGCGCGGCCTGGGCGAGCGTAGTGGAATCGGTTGGTTGGCGGTTCTCGGCGGAAGAGATGGATTTGTTCTTCGCAACGGGTGAAACGTGGGGCGCACGCCGGAACGGCGAGCTGGTGGGCGTCGCAAGCGTGTACCGCTACGAGGGTCCGCTTGCGTGGTTGGGCAATGTCGCGGTGGTGCCTGACGCGCAGGGAAAGGGCGTTGGCACCCGGCTCGTTCAGCACGTCATCAGCCAAGTGGAGGGGAGCGGCGAGGACACGCCTCTGGTGCTGGTGGCGCGGCGCGAGTTGGCGCCGCTCTATGCGCGACATGGGTTTCGGGCTGCAGGCGAGGTGATTCGCCTCGAAGCCGCGCGCGTGCTGGCGCCTCCCCTGCCGCAGGAGCCGCTTGCCCCGGGCGAAGACAGAGATGCATGGGGCGACGTCTTGGCGCTCGACCGCCGCGCATTCGGGGCGGATCGCTCCCAAGTGCTCCAGCGCGCCATCCGCGGTGCGGACAAGACCGTCGTGGTTCGGGACGGCGAGCTCGCGCCTCAGGGGATGGGGGTGGCGACCGCTTCCGGCGAGGGCACGAGACTCGGGCCGATCGTCGCGCAAAGCGATATTATGGCGCTCAATCTTTTGCACTTGCTGGCGGAGGATGCGGAAGGCCCTGTCGTGATCGACGTGTGGGCCGAGCGGGCCTCCTTTGTCCACCGGTTGCGCAAGCTCGGCTTCGAAGAGCGGATGACCTCCGCCCTGATGATCCGAGGAAACCCGAAACGTTGGACACAGCGACCAGAGCTTTACGCACTCTTGCGGCCTGCGCTCGGTTGA
- a CDS encoding DUF3311 domain-containing protein translates to MSRVSIRWLALLPLLFIFVGVAFANRTYPIVLGMPFLFFYMVMCILVTSAVMAIVYALDPANREER, encoded by the coding sequence GTGTCGAGAGTGTCGATTCGTTGGCTGGCTTTGCTTCCCCTGCTTTTCATTTTCGTCGGTGTAGCCTTCGCCAATCGCACGTATCCCATCGTGCTCGGCATGCCCTTCTTATTCTTCTACATGGTGATGTGCATCCTGGTGACCTCCGCCGTGATGGCCATCGTCTATGCGCTCGATCCGGCAAATCGAGAGGAGAGGTGA
- a CDS encoding YqzL family protein: MRDVTWKVFELTGDVYAYLLYRACQQAEQLAGDEPPAEEDELHQDSHFQTSLKG, from the coding sequence ATGCGTGATGTCACGTGGAAGGTATTCGAGCTCACCGGAGACGTATACGCGTACCTCCTGTATCGGGCTTGCCAACAGGCGGAACAACTCGCGGGCGATGAACCACCGGCGGAGGAAGATGAGCTCCATCAGGATTCGCATTTCCAGACGTCCTTGAAGGGCTGA
- the era gene encoding GTPase Era, with amino-acid sequence MTYRSGFVALVGRPNVGKSTLLNALVGQKVAIMSNRPQTTRNRIRGVRTSETSQMVFIDTPGIHKPKHRLGEYMVEIALRTLNEVDVVVLVVDATSAVHPTEVEIVKELERVRTPVILALNKVDALPDRAVALQRIEAYQALRDFDEFVPVSALKGEQVERLAELIEARLPEGPKYYPDDMITDQPESHIISEIVREKVLLLTRDEVPHSVMVAVEHMERRSSDTLYVSAVIYTERESQKAILIGKQGQMLKRVGEMARHELEALFGNRIYLELWVKVKRDWRNKPALLHQFGFDRDR; translated from the coding sequence ATGACGTACCGTTCTGGATTTGTGGCGCTCGTCGGGCGCCCGAACGTCGGCAAATCCACGTTGCTGAACGCGCTGGTGGGCCAAAAGGTCGCCATCATGTCGAACCGGCCGCAGACCACGCGAAATCGCATCCGCGGCGTGCGCACCTCCGAGACGTCGCAAATGGTGTTCATCGACACGCCCGGCATCCACAAGCCGAAGCATCGCCTGGGCGAGTACATGGTCGAGATCGCGCTCCGGACGCTCAACGAGGTGGACGTCGTCGTCCTTGTCGTGGACGCGACCTCAGCCGTGCATCCGACGGAAGTCGAGATCGTCAAGGAACTGGAGCGCGTGCGGACGCCGGTCATTCTCGCGCTCAATAAGGTCGATGCGTTGCCGGACCGCGCGGTTGCCCTGCAGCGCATCGAAGCGTATCAGGCGCTTCGGGATTTCGACGAATTCGTGCCGGTCTCGGCCCTGAAAGGCGAGCAAGTCGAGCGCTTGGCCGAGCTCATCGAAGCGCGCCTGCCGGAGGGCCCGAAGTACTACCCGGACGACATGATCACGGATCAGCCGGAGTCGCACATCATCAGCGAGATTGTGCGGGAGAAAGTGCTGCTGTTGACGCGGGACGAAGTTCCGCACTCGGTGATGGTCGCCGTGGAGCACATGGAGCGCAGGTCGTCCGATACGCTCTACGTGAGCGCCGTCATTTACACGGAGCGCGAGAGTCAAAAGGCCATTCTCATCGGAAAGCAGGGCCAAATGCTGAAGCGCGTGGGCGAAATGGCGCGCCACGAGCTGGAGGCGCTGTTCGGCAACCGCATCTACTTGGAGCTCTGGGTCAAGGTGAAGCGCGACTGGCGCAACAAGCCGGCCCTGTTGCACCAGTTCGGTTTCGATCGCGACCGGTGA
- the recO gene encoding DNA repair protein RecO: protein MIWTTDAVVVRVVRYGERDAILTLLTETGLVTALARGGARPTGRLSAASRLCAQGTYVLYQGRGMGDVRQAEIARQRRALHEDVVKAAYAAYLCDLASRALPERPDAPPAAYRQFVAVLDGLEADRVPADVLARAFELKVCAWLGVAPEWRACMRCGAPLGETEGAPWYDPQEGGLVCSPCALRSGLADDTTRRAAGWPVPRKASAILHLLARADIAKLQRVDLSGSTRDAMSRILAHQLREFAGVGGRARQVLEEIVASLADPPANDQGDLDT, encoded by the coding sequence GTGATATGGACGACGGATGCCGTCGTGGTGCGCGTCGTGCGTTACGGGGAGCGCGACGCCATCCTGACGCTCTTGACGGAGACCGGGCTCGTGACCGCCCTCGCGCGCGGGGGAGCGAGGCCGACCGGCAGGTTGTCGGCCGCCTCTCGCTTGTGTGCGCAAGGGACATATGTGTTGTACCAAGGCCGAGGGATGGGCGATGTGAGGCAGGCCGAGATCGCGCGACAACGCCGGGCGCTGCACGAGGACGTGGTCAAGGCCGCCTATGCCGCCTATTTGTGCGATCTCGCCAGCCGGGCCTTGCCGGAGCGGCCCGACGCCCCGCCCGCGGCCTATCGGCAGTTTGTCGCCGTGTTGGACGGGCTGGAGGCGGACAGGGTCCCTGCGGACGTGCTTGCCCGCGCGTTTGAGCTGAAGGTTTGCGCATGGCTTGGCGTCGCGCCAGAATGGCGCGCCTGCATGCGCTGCGGCGCGCCGCTCGGTGAAACGGAGGGCGCGCCGTGGTATGATCCCCAGGAAGGCGGGCTTGTCTGCTCGCCGTGCGCACTGCGCAGCGGACTTGCCGATGATACAACGCGCCGCGCGGCAGGCTGGCCAGTGCCTCGCAAGGCTTCCGCGATCCTTCACCTGCTTGCGCGCGCGGACATCGCGAAACTTCAACGCGTCGACCTTTCTGGCAGCACGCGGGACGCCATGTCCCGCATTCTCGCACATCAACTGCGCGAATTCGCAGGCGTGGGAGGACGAGCGCGCCAGGTCTTGGAGGAGATTGTGGCGTCGCTCGCCGACCCGCCTGCAAACGACCAGGGCGATCTCGACACATAA
- a CDS encoding Nif3-like dinuclear metal center hexameric protein codes for MTVTVADVVHAMDAIAPPHLAFDGDRIGLQLGDPSQPVRKLVVTLEVTPAIADRAIAWGADIVVAHHALLFRPLTEIRWDKPRQAMVAKLVSHRVAFFAAHTNLDCAWGGVNDVIAERLGIVEPEPLEVTVRDRLVKLVVFVPASHVDAVRQALGDAGAGHIGAYSHCTFGAPGTGSFKPGPGTRPYIGKEGKLELVDEVRLETIAPERDLGRIVQRMLEVHPYEEVAYDVYPLELTGRAFGIGRVGRLPAAMELAAFVDHVRRAFRLPHLRYAGRPGARVETVAVLGGSGSGWIPHALAQSADVLVTADVSHHQAADAVHDGIAIVDVPHAALEAPVCERVADGLRHALGDAVEVRVDVDGVDPWRFV; via the coding sequence ATGACGGTGACAGTCGCGGATGTCGTGCATGCGATGGATGCCATCGCGCCTCCACATTTGGCGTTTGACGGAGACCGAATCGGGCTTCAACTGGGCGATCCGTCTCAGCCCGTCCGCAAGCTCGTCGTGACGCTCGAGGTCACGCCGGCGATCGCGGACCGCGCCATCGCCTGGGGGGCGGACATCGTCGTTGCCCATCACGCGCTCCTTTTTCGCCCCCTGACCGAGATTCGCTGGGACAAGCCGCGCCAGGCCATGGTTGCGAAGCTCGTGTCCCATCGCGTCGCCTTCTTCGCCGCCCACACGAACCTCGACTGCGCATGGGGCGGCGTGAACGACGTGATCGCCGAACGCCTCGGCATCGTCGAGCCCGAGCCGCTTGAGGTCACGGTTCGCGATCGGCTGGTCAAGCTCGTGGTGTTTGTTCCGGCGTCGCACGTCGACGCCGTCCGCCAGGCGCTCGGAGATGCAGGGGCTGGACACATCGGCGCCTACTCCCACTGCACATTCGGCGCGCCAGGGACGGGATCGTTCAAGCCAGGGCCGGGGACCCGCCCGTACATCGGCAAAGAAGGCAAGCTCGAGCTGGTGGATGAGGTGAGGCTGGAGACCATCGCCCCTGAGCGCGATCTCGGCCGCATTGTCCAGCGCATGCTCGAGGTGCATCCGTACGAGGAAGTGGCGTACGACGTCTATCCGTTGGAGTTGACGGGCCGCGCCTTCGGGATTGGGCGCGTGGGCAGACTGCCCGCTGCGATGGAACTCGCGGCCTTTGTCGATCACGTCCGCAGGGCCTTCCGCCTGCCGCACCTTCGCTATGCGGGCCGGCCCGGCGCGCGCGTGGAGACGGTGGCGGTCCTCGGCGGATCCGGCAGTGGATGGATTCCGCACGCGCTGGCGCAGAGCGCTGATGTCCTGGTCACGGCGGACGTGTCGCACCATCAGGCGGCGGACGCCGTGCACGACGGGATCGCCATCGTGGACGTTCCTCACGCGGCGCTGGAGGCGCCGGTGTGCGAGCGGGTGGCCGATGGGCTGCGCCACGCGCTCGGAGACGCGGTCGAGGTCCGCGTCGACGTGGACGGCGTCGATCCGTGGCGGTTCGTTTGA
- a CDS encoding arginase family protein yields the protein MSTRKHGVTVLHLDESLSVQSLPLPPEHEMVRLDDMPGTHALCDPFAARAIERRLARRRYEGVTLIGRGTYHYITYFLLRECREPFSLVVFDHHTDCAAEPPMLSCGNWVRRALRRIPKLRRVVLVGARDASELCDLGRHANDVVLVDERAIAMLPPRQLAARVLQAARPYPVYLSIDKDVLHPADAATDWDGGSMRLRTLLYLLVAIRRHARILGMDLCGEWPVSPIGAFSARSLHEIRKNEAANRAILRALRSS from the coding sequence TTGTCGACGCGAAAGCATGGAGTCACCGTGTTACATCTGGACGAGAGCCTTTCCGTGCAGTCCCTGCCGCTGCCGCCGGAGCACGAGATGGTGCGCCTGGACGACATGCCCGGGACGCACGCCCTGTGTGATCCGTTTGCCGCGCGCGCCATTGAACGGCGCCTCGCGCGCCGACGGTACGAGGGCGTGACGCTCATCGGGCGCGGAACGTATCACTACATCACGTATTTCCTCCTGCGCGAATGCCGCGAGCCGTTTTCGCTCGTGGTGTTCGATCACCACACCGACTGCGCGGCCGAGCCCCCCATGCTGTCCTGCGGCAACTGGGTGCGGCGAGCGCTCCGCAGGATCCCCAAGCTTCGCCGCGTCGTTCTCGTCGGCGCACGCGATGCAAGCGAACTCTGCGATCTCGGCAGGCACGCGAACGACGTGGTGCTTGTGGACGAGCGCGCCATCGCGATGCTGCCGCCGCGGCAACTGGCCGCGCGCGTCCTGCAGGCCGCCCGGCCGTATCCCGTCTACCTGAGCATCGACAAGGATGTGCTGCATCCGGCCGACGCGGCGACGGACTGGGACGGGGGCAGCATGCGCCTCAGGACGCTCCTCTACCTGCTCGTCGCCATTCGCCGCCACGCGCGCATCCTGGGGATGGATCTGTGTGGAGAGTGGCCGGTCTCCCCCATAGGCGCCTTTAGCGCCCGTTCGCTCCACGAAATTCGAAAGAACGAGGCCGCGAACCGCGCCATTCTCCGCGCCCTGCGGTCGAGTTGA
- a CDS encoding YdcF family protein, which translates to MTWLWMCLLAGGVGTIGSLAFLLRFAEQLRHEGRCERPVHSDVGVVLGAYTNGYEPSPPLAARLRTALALYRQGYVRAIIVSGGQGENETVSEARSMKRFLVLNGVPEQVIYEERMSTNTWENLRHSRSIMRERGFQTAIIITSDYHLPRALAVARMLGIEATGCGAASSRGEFRAAVREVFAHIEYILRRRQAPSWKV; encoded by the coding sequence GTGACGTGGCTTTGGATGTGTCTTTTGGCCGGCGGTGTGGGGACAATTGGATCCCTTGCGTTTTTGCTCCGATTCGCCGAGCAACTGCGCCACGAAGGTCGTTGCGAGCGGCCCGTGCATAGCGACGTCGGGGTGGTGCTCGGCGCGTACACGAATGGGTACGAGCCAAGTCCCCCGCTCGCGGCCAGGCTGCGCACGGCGCTTGCGCTGTACCGCCAGGGTTACGTCCGCGCCATCATTGTGAGCGGCGGCCAGGGCGAGAACGAGACCGTCTCCGAGGCGCGAAGCATGAAGCGGTTCCTGGTCTTAAACGGCGTTCCGGAACAGGTCATTTACGAAGAACGCATGTCGACCAACACGTGGGAAAACCTGCGCCACAGCCGTTCCATCATGAGGGAACGAGGTTTCCAAACGGCCATCATCATCACGTCCGACTACCATCTCCCGCGCGCGCTCGCCGTCGCGCGCATGCTCGGCATCGAGGCGACGGGGTGTGGCGCGGCGTCATCCCGAGGGGAATTTCGCGCGGCCGTTCGCGAAGTCTTCGCCCACATCGAATACATCTTACGGAGGAGGCAAGCCCCATCTTGGAAGGTATAA
- the dnaG gene encoding DNA primase, translated as MNVPETFIETLRQKVDIVEVISEYVPLRRSGRSYVGLCPFHNERTPSFSVSPERQVYHCFGCGAGGTVFRFLMDIEGISFTETVSLLAERCGIPLPDSFRAAAPRSPKLDRYRQAHELAAKAFNHILMNTDAGVQALQYLLSRGISRTTMANYQLGYAPPSGRAVMSFLQQRGFSPEELLACGLAVDLGGEWVDRFRGRVIVPIADGRGQIVAFGARALHDSVKPKYLNSPEYELFHKGRMLFNLHRARRAIRQERKALLLEGYMDVLAVAQAGIEWAVATLGTSLTEEQARLLKADCDRVVIAYDGDEAGRKATVRAIEVLEHVGITPVVLRLGDGMDPDEFIRAHGARAFERMLNESTWTVVQFLMEDLRQRAEWVSPAGRTEFLRKALKLLAERASPVEQEYQLRNLSQEFNLSVETLKEEMRGFAKPIRRRSPPREDVAPWMTPRAAKGKDQVSLRILQAALFSQEAAEYLMEKGVTELGHPLHTALLSHVYSWRIDQPGQPPSALIDRLEDEECIRLASSLLFDEPPEISTEWLEDHLRALEIAKLEQELKEKVRAWNEAEASGDEEKSREIKLQVEWIQSRMATMKQPRALHAE; from the coding sequence ATGAACGTTCCCGAGACGTTCATTGAAACGCTGCGCCAGAAGGTCGACATCGTCGAAGTCATCAGCGAATACGTGCCCCTGCGCAGATCTGGGCGTTCCTACGTCGGGCTGTGCCCCTTTCACAACGAACGCACGCCCTCCTTCTCTGTCTCACCCGAACGCCAGGTGTATCACTGCTTCGGATGCGGGGCCGGCGGCACCGTGTTCCGCTTTCTCATGGACATCGAGGGCATCTCGTTCACCGAGACCGTGTCCCTACTCGCCGAGCGCTGCGGCATTCCTCTGCCGGATTCGTTTCGCGCGGCCGCGCCGCGTTCGCCCAAACTGGACCGGTATCGGCAAGCGCACGAGCTCGCTGCAAAAGCGTTCAACCACATTCTAATGAATACAGATGCTGGAGTGCAAGCCCTTCAATATCTTCTTTCGCGCGGAATTTCCCGCACGACCATGGCAAATTACCAGCTGGGCTACGCGCCTCCCTCTGGACGCGCCGTGATGTCGTTTCTCCAGCAGCGCGGATTTTCACCCGAGGAACTGCTCGCATGCGGCCTCGCGGTCGATCTCGGCGGTGAATGGGTCGACCGCTTCCGAGGGCGGGTGATCGTCCCCATCGCCGATGGCCGTGGGCAGATTGTCGCGTTTGGCGCGCGCGCGCTCCACGACAGCGTGAAGCCGAAGTACCTGAATTCGCCCGAATACGAGCTGTTTCACAAGGGGCGAATGCTCTTCAACCTGCACCGCGCGCGCCGGGCCATTCGCCAGGAGCGCAAGGCCCTTCTGCTCGAGGGCTACATGGACGTTCTCGCCGTCGCCCAGGCGGGGATCGAATGGGCGGTCGCGACGCTCGGCACCAGCCTGACCGAGGAACAGGCGCGCCTGCTGAAGGCGGACTGCGACAGAGTCGTGATCGCGTACGACGGCGACGAGGCGGGGCGAAAGGCGACGGTGCGCGCCATCGAGGTGTTGGAGCACGTGGGGATCACGCCTGTGGTGCTGCGGCTTGGGGACGGGATGGATCCGGACGAATTCATTCGCGCCCATGGCGCCAGGGCGTTTGAACGCATGCTGAACGAGTCGACGTGGACGGTCGTCCAGTTTTTGATGGAGGACCTGCGCCAGCGTGCGGAATGGGTGAGCCCGGCGGGCCGAACGGAGTTTTTGCGCAAGGCGTTGAAGCTGCTCGCGGAGCGCGCGAGCCCGGTGGAGCAGGAATATCAACTGCGAAATTTGTCACAGGAATTTAACCTCTCTGTCGAAACATTGAAGGAGGAGATGCGCGGTTTCGCGAAACCAATAAGGCGTCGTTCTCCTCCGAGAGAAGACGTCGCACCGTGGATGACTCCGCGGGCGGCCAAAGGCAAGGATCAGGTGAGCCTGCGGATTCTGCAGGCGGCCCTGTTTAGCCAAGAAGCAGCAGAGTATCTGATGGAGAAGGGTGTCACGGAACTCGGACATCCGCTCCACACGGCGCTTCTGTCCCACGTGTATTCGTGGCGGATCGATCAGCCGGGACAACCGCCTTCGGCGTTGATCGATCGCCTCGAAGATGAGGAGTGCATTCGCCTGGCGTCTTCGCTTCTGTTTGATGAGCCTCCGGAGATCTCGACGGAATGGTTGGAGGACCATCTGAGGGCGCTCGAGATCGCCAAGCTGGAGCAAGAGCTGAAGGAGAAGGTACGCGCGTGGAACGAGGCGGAAGCGTCGGGTGATGAAGAGAAGAGTAGAGAGATCAAGCTGCAAGTGGAGTGGATTCAGAGCCGAATGGCAACCATGAAGCAGCCCCGCGCGCTCCACGCCGAATGA
- a CDS encoding tRNA (adenine(22)-N(1))-methyltransferase translates to MELGPRLYAVAQLALPCQTLADIGTDHAYLPLFALERGMAHRAIATDMREGPLSRAREHLSAHGVLDRVSLRLGNGLEPLAAGEAEVIVSAGLGGRAQAEMVERSESIARSARRLVFQPMGGGHVLRRTLYRLGFHLVHEVAVCEADKPYEVVAAEYRGKPDPAYARALSVLVDRGLSTDEAWEALFAVGPLLCLSHDACYHRRLLAEGRRTMRAMARVQQAGTPASHQVQLDALARRERIWRTLIQLWEVERT, encoded by the coding sequence ATGGAGTTAGGCCCGCGCCTGTACGCCGTGGCGCAGCTCGCACTTCCGTGCCAAACGCTCGCGGATATTGGGACCGATCACGCCTATTTGCCGCTCTTTGCGCTGGAGAGAGGCATGGCGCATCGCGCCATTGCGACGGACATGCGCGAAGGCCCGTTGTCCCGGGCGCGCGAGCACCTCTCTGCGCACGGTGTTTTAGACCGCGTGTCGCTGCGCCTTGGGAATGGTCTGGAGCCGCTCGCGGCCGGCGAGGCCGAGGTCATTGTGTCGGCGGGGCTCGGTGGCAGGGCTCAGGCGGAGATGGTCGAGCGCTCCGAGTCCATCGCCCGCTCCGCGCGCCGCTTGGTGTTCCAGCCCATGGGCGGCGGTCACGTGTTGCGCCGCACGCTCTACCGGCTTGGCTTTCACCTCGTTCATGAGGTGGCGGTATGCGAGGCGGACAAGCCGTACGAAGTCGTGGCGGCCGAATATCGGGGCAAACCCGATCCGGCCTATGCGCGCGCGCTCTCCGTCCTCGTCGACCGCGGCCTGTCGACGGACGAAGCGTGGGAGGCGCTCTTCGCCGTCGGGCCGCTCTTGTGTCTTTCCCACGATGCATGCTACCATCGCCGGCTTCTCGCCGAGGGCCGCCGCACGATGCGGGCCATGGCGCGCGTCCAACAGGCTGGGACTCCCGCCTCCCATCAGGTCCAGCTCGACGCGCTGGCGCGGCGGGAAAGAATTTGGCGCACACTCATCCAATTGTGGGAGGTCGAACGCACATGA